One window of the Lepeophtheirus salmonis chromosome 7, UVic_Lsal_1.4, whole genome shotgun sequence genome contains the following:
- the LOC121121999 gene encoding uncharacterized protein, protein MIKKVMEDSKREVSDLKERVFNQEKEIESLKKNITGGMNEMVESLRVEQNSCENQLRIRETSINQLSEKVIHLEDRINICRRTNFGSNDCGLIKAQLSQQDETIQLLKEEIQDQEGTMTELQKLLIKKHHVVNQFKNNIKESSSEDHFTIKLTSQDKLIKSQQETIGLLKAVGTDDAELTRAKDQAVKILMNTVQSMVLNIAQCKNKAVEGLQDFIHQLENEKDKMQITIDNLKIAVSNSEIYGKFQKDLRQSVSQLLSIRNKTLNILQSHESNFENIETTLMDRCEHKDNLVHSLENFYRPANNLTCQHFCDQEPRMTLPSKERNRKCTQIPNLETSFGLIASEESLEGVPVGKPLVYRCENGKRLENGLGGSFSLLCLKDGTFEDRRPIPKCVN, encoded by the exons atgataaaaaaagtcatgGAGGACAGTAAACGGGAAGTCTCTGATCTAAAAGAAAG agTCTtcaatcaagaaaaggagattGAGTCCCTTAAAAAGAATATAACCGGAGGAATGAACGAAATGGTTGAATCACTACGAGTTGAACAAAACTCATGTGAAAATCAACTTCGTATAAGGGAGACCTCGATTAATCAACTCTCAGAGAAAGTCATTCATTTAGAAGACAgaattaatatatgtaggaGAACAAATTTTGGATCCAATGATTGTGGATTAATCAAAGCCCAACTCAGTCAACAGGATGAGACTATACAGTTATTAAAA GAGGAAATTCAAGATCAAGAGGGTACAATGACGGAGCTTCAAAAGCTTCTAATTAAGAAGCATCACGTGGTGAATCAGTTTAAGAACAACATCAAGGAAAGCTCGTCTGAAGATCATTTTACAATCAAACTAACTTCTCAGGACAAATTGATAAAATCGCAACAAGAAACTATTGGTCTTTTAAAG GCAGTAGGGACTGATGATGCGGAATTAACAAGAGCTAAGGATCAAGCAGTTAAAATCCTCATGAATACGGTTCAATCCATGGTTTTAAATATTGCACAATGCAAAAATAAAGCAGTTGAAGGACTTCAAGATTTTATACATCAACTTGAGA aTGAGAAAGATAAAATGCAAATTACGATTGACAATCTTAAAATTGCTGTCTCTAACTCTGAGATATATGGGAAGTTTCAAAAAGATCTACGACAATCCGTCTCTCAATTGTTATCAATCCGAAATAAAACTCTTAATATTCTTCAAAGTCACGAGAGTAATTTTGAGAATATTGAAACAACTCTCATGGATCGCTGTGAGCATAAGGATAACCTCGTGCATAGTTTGGAAAATTTTTATag ACCAGCAAATAATTTAACCTGTCAACATTTTTGTGATCAGGAACCAAGGATGACCCTACCCTCGAAGGAAAGAAATAG GAAGTGCACTCAAATACCAAATCTTGAGACATCATTCGGACTGATAGCATCGGAAGAGAGTTTAGAGGGTGTTCCAGTGGGGAAACCTCTTGTCTATCGATGTGAGAATGGGAAAAGATTAGAAAACGGTTTGGGAGGGAGCTTTAGTTTGCTCTGTTTAAAGGATGGGACTTTTGAAGATCGTCGACCCATACCCAAATGTGTAAATTAA